A section of the Dermacoccus nishinomiyaensis genome encodes:
- the thiC gene encoding phosphomethylpyrimidine synthase ThiC: MTTFNARDLAATTDRAATSPASAAVQRRATTPADGSDARRKQYRDADGLRVPYTEVILDNSPGTGAANAPVELYDTSGPGSDPEVGLPPLRAEWIAERDDVETYAGRERTLLDDGRSAVRRGEASHEWRGERRAPLRSKDGAVVTQMHYARKGLITPEMRFVAARENCALELVRDEVAAGRAIIPANVNHPESEPMIIGRRFLVKVNANIGNSAVTSSIAEEVDKLTWATTWGADTVMDLSTGDDIHTTREWILRNSPVPIGTVPIYQALEKVNGEADKLTWEIFRDTVIEQCEQGVDYMTIHAGVLLRYVPMTAERITGIVSRGGSIMAGWCLAHHEENFLYTHFDELCEIFARYDVAFSLGDGLRPGCTADANDEAQLSELRTLAELTKRAWQFDVQVMVEGPGHVPLDLVEENVRLQQEWCDGAPFYTLGPLVTDVAPGYDHITSAIGATTIAMGGTAMLCYVTPKEHLGLPNRDDVKTGVITYKLAAHAADVAKRHPGARAWDDALSKARFEFRWNDQFNLSLDPDTAREFHDESLPAEAAKTAHFCSMCGPKFCSMRISQDVRDRFGDAGAQQRVVSESEAREGMQQMSKTFVELGRSVYVEPDTAHALTTPTPQD, translated from the coding sequence ATGACGACGTTCAACGCCCGCGACCTCGCGGCCACCACCGACCGAGCAGCCACGTCGCCGGCGTCGGCCGCGGTTCAGAGGCGCGCAACCACCCCCGCTGACGGATCGGACGCTCGCCGCAAGCAGTACCGAGACGCGGACGGCCTGCGCGTGCCCTACACCGAGGTCATCCTCGACAACTCCCCCGGCACCGGCGCGGCCAACGCTCCCGTCGAGCTGTACGACACCTCCGGCCCGGGCAGTGACCCCGAGGTCGGGCTGCCGCCGTTGCGCGCCGAGTGGATCGCCGAGCGCGACGACGTCGAGACGTACGCCGGCCGAGAGCGCACCCTGCTCGACGACGGCCGCTCGGCCGTCCGACGCGGTGAGGCGAGCCACGAGTGGCGCGGCGAACGTCGCGCACCGCTGCGCTCGAAGGACGGCGCCGTCGTCACCCAGATGCACTACGCCCGTAAGGGATTGATCACCCCCGAGATGCGATTCGTCGCCGCCCGCGAGAACTGCGCCCTCGAACTCGTGCGCGACGAGGTCGCCGCCGGACGCGCGATCATCCCCGCCAACGTCAACCACCCGGAGAGCGAGCCGATGATCATCGGGCGTCGCTTCCTCGTCAAGGTCAACGCGAACATCGGAAACTCGGCCGTGACGTCGTCGATCGCCGAGGAGGTCGACAAGCTGACGTGGGCGACGACGTGGGGCGCCGACACCGTCATGGACCTGTCGACCGGTGACGACATCCACACAACGCGCGAGTGGATCCTCCGCAACTCCCCCGTCCCGATCGGCACCGTGCCGATCTACCAGGCCCTCGAGAAGGTCAACGGTGAGGCCGACAAGCTGACGTGGGAGATCTTCCGCGACACCGTCATCGAGCAGTGCGAGCAGGGCGTCGACTACATGACGATCCACGCCGGCGTGCTGCTGCGCTACGTGCCGATGACGGCCGAGCGCATCACGGGCATCGTCAGCCGCGGCGGCTCGATCATGGCCGGCTGGTGTCTCGCGCACCACGAGGAGAACTTCCTCTACACCCACTTCGACGAGCTGTGCGAGATCTTCGCCCGCTACGACGTCGCCTTCTCCCTCGGTGACGGCCTGCGCCCTGGCTGTACCGCCGACGCCAACGACGAGGCGCAGCTTTCCGAGCTGCGCACCCTCGCCGAGCTGACGAAGCGGGCATGGCAGTTCGACGTCCAGGTCATGGTCGAGGGCCCCGGGCACGTGCCGCTCGACCTCGTCGAGGAGAACGTGCGCCTGCAGCAGGAGTGGTGTGACGGCGCGCCGTTCTACACGCTCGGCCCGCTCGTCACCGACGTCGCACCAGGCTACGACCACATCACTTCCGCCATCGGCGCGACGACGATCGCGATGGGTGGCACCGCGATGCTGTGCTACGTCACGCCGAAGGAGCACCTCGGGCTGCCGAACCGTGATGACGTCAAGACCGGCGTCATCACGTACAAGCTCGCGGCGCACGCCGCCGACGTCGCGAAGCGCCACCCCGGCGCCCGGGCGTGGGATGACGCGTTGAGCAAGGCGCGCTTCGAGTTCCGTTGGAACGACCAGTTCAACCTGTCGCTCGACCCCGACACCGCGCGCGAGTTCCACGACGAATCGCTGCCCGCCGAGGCCGCGAAGACAGCACACTTCTGCTCGATGTGCGGGCCGAAGTTCTGCTCGATGCGCATCAGCCAGGACGTGCGCGACCGCTTCGGTGACGCCGGCGCCCAGCAGCGCGTCGTCAGCGAGAGCGAGGCCCGTGAGGGCATGCAGCAGATGTCGAAGACGTTCGTCGAGCTCGGGCGCAGCGTCTACGTCGAACCCGACACCGCCCACGCCCTGACAACCCCCACGCCCCAGGACTGA
- a CDS encoding helix-turn-helix domain-containing protein, giving the protein MRTRRRSLGLGQIELAELADVSGRFVRSLEQNKATVRLDKLTAVLDALGLELRAEPRGASAHEAARRSRADGGAGCR; this is encoded by the coding sequence GTGCGAACGAGGCGGCGCAGCCTCGGCCTCGGCCAGATCGAGCTGGCCGAACTGGCTGATGTCTCCGGACGCTTCGTCCGCTCGCTCGAGCAGAACAAGGCCACGGTGCGACTCGACAAGCTCACGGCCGTCCTCGACGCGCTGGGTCTGGAGCTGCGTGCTGAACCCCGCGGGGCGTCGGCGCATGAGGCCGCGCGCAGATCGCGCGCAGACGGCGGCGCTGGGTGCCGCTGA
- a CDS encoding HAD family hydrolase has protein sequence MNPTPHLNHLDARLDALDSSASSRAAHGSHAPRAILWDMDGTVIDTEPYWMEAERGLIESYGASWSEEQAFQLVGNALPVTGRMIKDQTGIPLTPDEIVDILLEQVIEKLKQHVPWRPGAQELLLAAHEAGMPCALVTMSYESFARVLVDALPAGTFEVVVTGDMVSAGKPDPEAYVRAAAELGLRPDQCVAIEDSATGVRSAVAAGVPTLAVPHLVEIPQLDGLVVVPDLAAVSLDDLPRLAEQARATR, from the coding sequence GTGAACCCGACGCCGCACCTGAACCATCTCGACGCCCGCCTCGACGCGCTCGACTCATCGGCGTCCTCGCGCGCGGCGCATGGTTCGCATGCCCCCCGCGCGATCCTGTGGGACATGGATGGCACCGTCATCGACACCGAGCCGTACTGGATGGAGGCCGAGCGCGGCCTGATCGAGTCGTACGGGGCGTCGTGGAGCGAGGAGCAGGCGTTCCAGCTCGTCGGCAACGCGCTGCCCGTCACGGGTCGGATGATCAAGGATCAGACGGGTATTCCGTTGACGCCGGACGAGATCGTCGACATCCTGCTCGAGCAGGTCATCGAGAAGCTGAAGCAGCACGTGCCGTGGCGCCCCGGCGCGCAGGAGCTGCTGCTCGCCGCCCACGAGGCGGGGATGCCGTGCGCGCTCGTCACGATGTCGTACGAGTCGTTCGCGCGGGTGCTCGTCGACGCGCTGCCGGCCGGGACGTTCGAGGTCGTCGTCACCGGTGACATGGTGAGCGCGGGCAAACCGGACCCGGAGGCGTACGTGCGGGCCGCGGCAGAGCTGGGCCTGCGCCCGGATCAGTGCGTCGCGATCGAGGATTCGGCGACGGGCGTGCGCTCGGCCGTCGCGGCCGGCGTCCCCACGCTCGCCGTGCCGCATCTCGTCGAGATTCCGCAGCTCGACGGTCTCGTCGTCGTCCCCGACCTCGCCGCCGTCAGCCTCGACGACCTGCCGCGTCTGGCGGAGCAAGCTCGCGCGACGCGCTGA
- the metH gene encoding methionine synthase: MSSRSKATDPTTTDHDARRDAGGDRSEELAALMRERILVMDGAMGTMIQRHGLSEDDYRGERFADWPSDLKGNNDLLSLTQPDIIEGIHREYLEAGADIVETNTFNAQRISLADYDMSELAYELNVESAKLARTAADSVTTGARPRFVAGAIGPTNRTASISPDVNDPGARNVSFDDLVGAYLEQARGLADGGVDLMLIETIFDTLNAKAAIFALEQLFEERGRRWPVIISGTITDASGRTLSGQTGEAFWNSVRHARPLAVGLNCALGADEMRPYVADLSRIADCFVSCYPNAGLPNAFGEYDETPEAMTQTVAAFAGDGLVNLVGGCCGTSPDHIGAIADAVAATAPRSVPDVAPALRLSGLEPFTVDEDSLFVNVGERTNITGSARFRKLIKDGDYATALSVARQQVENGAQIIDVNMDEGMIDGVAAMDRFCKLIASEPDICRVPVMVDSSKWEVIEAGLKCIQGKSIVNSISMKEGVEPFIEHARLCKRYGAAIVVMAFDEDGQADTLERRKTITKRAYDILTGPDVDFPAEDIIFDPNIFAIGTGIEEHANYGVDFIEGTRWIKANLPGALVSGGVSNVSFSFRGNNPVREAIHAVFLYHAVAAGMDMGIVNAGALVVYDEIDPELRELIEDVVLNRRADATERLLEAAEQYNSSGEQAEAKTEQWRELPVRERITHALVKGIDDHVEADTEQMRAELEAEGKRPLEVIEGPLMDGMGVVGDLFGAGKMFLPQVVKSARVMKKAVAYLIPFIEAEKEASGVTSKQTNGTVVLATVKGDVHDIGKNIVGVVLQCNNYEVIDLGVMVAPQKILDAAREHDADIIGLSGLITPSLDEMVHLASEMQRQGFTQPLLIGGATTSRAHTAVKIDGRYDEPVVWVKDASRSVPVVAALLSTGERREALLADVVADYDALRARHAAKRDERPLLTLDEARANVTEMDWAAGVPDAPALAVDGAPVTRVFTDYPVSELREYIDWQPFFAAWEMKGRFPDILSNPAQGEAARKLYDDAQTMLDRISDEGWLHPAGVIGFWPAQADGDDTVLFGDASRSAEVARLHHLRQQGTHRDGVPNRSLADFVAPTGAADDWVGAFAVTAGTELPERIRAFKDDLDDYSAILLEALADRLAEAFAERLHERVRREFWGYEAGEKLSNDELIRERYQGIRPAPGYPACPEHTEKDTLFDLLDVTASIGVELTESRAMWPGASVSGWYFAHPQAQYFVVGRIGRDQVADYAERKGWTMAEAERHLAPNLGYDPED; the protein is encoded by the coding sequence GTGAGCAGCCGCTCCAAGGCAACCGACCCGACCACGACCGACCACGACGCCCGCCGCGACGCAGGCGGGGATCGCAGCGAGGAGCTGGCCGCGCTCATGCGTGAGCGAATCCTCGTCATGGACGGCGCGATGGGCACGATGATCCAGCGGCACGGGTTGAGTGAGGACGACTACCGCGGTGAGCGGTTCGCCGACTGGCCGAGCGACCTCAAGGGCAACAACGACCTGCTGTCGCTGACGCAACCCGACATCATCGAGGGCATCCACCGCGAGTACCTCGAGGCCGGCGCGGACATCGTCGAGACGAACACGTTCAACGCACAGCGCATCTCGTTGGCGGATTACGACATGTCCGAGCTCGCGTACGAACTCAACGTCGAATCCGCGAAACTCGCTCGCACTGCTGCCGATTCGGTGACCACCGGGGCGCGTCCGAGGTTCGTGGCCGGCGCGATCGGCCCGACGAACCGCACGGCGTCGATCTCACCGGACGTCAACGACCCGGGCGCGCGCAACGTCAGCTTCGACGACCTCGTCGGCGCCTACCTCGAGCAGGCCCGCGGCCTGGCCGACGGCGGCGTCGACCTCATGCTCATCGAGACGATCTTTGACACGCTCAACGCGAAGGCCGCGATCTTCGCGCTGGAGCAGCTGTTCGAGGAACGCGGGCGGCGCTGGCCCGTCATCATCTCCGGCACGATCACCGACGCCTCCGGCCGCACCCTGTCGGGGCAGACGGGCGAGGCGTTCTGGAACTCGGTGCGTCACGCGCGCCCGCTCGCCGTCGGACTCAACTGCGCGCTCGGCGCCGACGAGATGCGCCCCTACGTCGCCGACCTCTCGCGCATCGCCGACTGTTTCGTCTCCTGCTACCCGAACGCCGGCCTGCCCAACGCGTTCGGCGAGTACGACGAGACACCCGAGGCGATGACGCAGACCGTCGCCGCATTCGCGGGCGACGGCCTCGTCAACCTCGTCGGCGGATGCTGCGGCACCTCGCCCGATCACATCGGGGCGATCGCCGACGCGGTCGCCGCCACGGCCCCGCGCAGCGTGCCCGACGTCGCGCCCGCCCTGCGCCTGTCCGGGCTCGAGCCGTTCACCGTCGACGAGGATTCGCTGTTCGTCAACGTCGGTGAGCGCACGAACATCACCGGTTCGGCGCGCTTCCGCAAGCTCATCAAGGACGGCGACTACGCGACGGCGCTGTCCGTCGCCCGTCAGCAGGTCGAGAACGGCGCGCAGATCATCGACGTCAACATGGACGAGGGCATGATCGACGGCGTCGCCGCGATGGATCGCTTCTGCAAGCTCATCGCCTCCGAACCCGACATCTGCCGCGTCCCGGTCATGGTCGACTCCTCGAAGTGGGAGGTCATCGAGGCCGGGCTGAAGTGCATCCAGGGCAAGTCGATCGTCAACTCGATCTCGATGAAGGAGGGCGTCGAACCGTTCATCGAGCACGCCCGGCTGTGCAAGCGCTACGGCGCGGCGATCGTCGTCATGGCGTTCGACGAGGACGGCCAGGCCGACACCCTCGAGCGGCGCAAGACGATCACGAAGCGGGCCTACGACATCCTCACCGGCCCCGACGTCGACTTCCCGGCCGAGGACATCATCTTCGACCCGAACATCTTCGCGATCGGCACGGGCATCGAGGAGCACGCCAACTACGGCGTCGACTTCATCGAGGGCACGCGATGGATCAAGGCGAACCTGCCCGGCGCCCTCGTCAGCGGTGGCGTGTCGAACGTGTCGTTCAGCTTCCGCGGCAACAACCCGGTGCGCGAGGCGATCCACGCCGTCTTCCTCTACCACGCGGTCGCCGCGGGGATGGACATGGGCATCGTCAACGCCGGCGCGCTCGTCGTCTACGACGAGATCGACCCCGAACTGCGCGAGCTGATCGAGGACGTCGTCCTCAACCGGCGCGCCGACGCGACCGAGCGGCTGCTCGAGGCCGCCGAACAGTACAACTCGAGCGGTGAGCAGGCGGAAGCGAAGACGGAACAGTGGCGCGAACTGCCGGTGCGCGAACGCATCACGCATGCGCTCGTCAAGGGCATCGACGACCACGTCGAAGCCGACACCGAGCAGATGCGCGCCGAGCTGGAGGCCGAGGGCAAGCGTCCGCTCGAGGTGATCGAGGGCCCGCTCATGGACGGCATGGGCGTCGTCGGTGACCTGTTCGGCGCCGGCAAGATGTTCCTGCCGCAGGTCGTGAAGTCGGCGCGCGTCATGAAGAAGGCCGTCGCCTACCTCATCCCGTTCATCGAGGCGGAGAAGGAAGCGAGCGGCGTCACGAGCAAGCAGACGAACGGCACCGTCGTGCTCGCCACCGTCAAGGGCGACGTGCACGACATCGGCAAGAACATCGTCGGCGTCGTGCTGCAGTGCAACAACTACGAGGTGATCGACCTCGGCGTCATGGTCGCTCCGCAGAAGATCCTCGACGCTGCGCGCGAGCACGACGCCGACATCATCGGGCTGTCGGGCCTCATCACGCCGTCGCTCGACGAGATGGTGCACCTGGCCTCTGAGATGCAGCGTCAGGGCTTCACTCAGCCGCTGCTCATCGGCGGCGCGACGACGTCGCGTGCGCACACGGCCGTCAAGATCGACGGGCGCTACGACGAGCCCGTCGTGTGGGTGAAGGACGCCTCGCGCTCGGTTCCGGTCGTCGCTGCGCTGTTGTCGACGGGGGAGCGACGCGAGGCGTTGCTCGCCGACGTCGTCGCCGACTACGACGCGTTGCGCGCCCGACACGCGGCCAAGCGCGACGAGCGTCCGTTGCTGACGCTCGACGAGGCGCGGGCCAACGTCACCGAGATGGACTGGGCTGCAGGCGTTCCCGACGCTCCGGCCCTTGCCGTCGACGGCGCCCCCGTGACGAGGGTGTTCACCGACTACCCGGTGAGCGAGCTGCGTGAGTACATCGACTGGCAGCCGTTCTTCGCCGCCTGGGAGATGAAGGGGCGCTTCCCCGACATCCTGAGCAACCCCGCGCAGGGCGAGGCGGCGCGCAAGCTGTACGACGACGCGCAGACGATGCTCGACCGCATCAGTGACGAGGGCTGGTTGCACCCGGCGGGTGTCATCGGGTTCTGGCCGGCGCAGGCCGACGGTGACGACACCGTGCTGTTCGGCGACGCGTCGCGTTCGGCCGAGGTGGCGCGCCTGCACCACCTGCGTCAGCAGGGCACGCACCGTGACGGCGTGCCGAACCGCTCGCTCGCCGACTTCGTCGCCCCTACGGGTGCGGCCGACGACTGGGTCGGTGCGTTCGCCGTGACGGCTGGGACGGAGCTGCCGGAGCGGATCCGCGCGTTCAAGGACGACCTCGACGACTACTCGGCGATCCTGCTCGAGGCCCTCGCCGACCGCCTCGCGGAGGCGTTCGCCGAGCGGCTGCACGAGCGTGTGCGTCGCGAGTTCTGGGGTTACGAGGCAGGGGAGAAGCTGTCGAACGACGAACTCATCAGGGAGCGCTACCAGGGCATCCGTCCCGCGCCCGGCTACCCGGCGTGCCCCGAGCACACCGAGAAGGACACGCTGTTCGACCTGCTCGACGTGACCGCGTCGATCGGGGTCGAACTGACCGAGTCGCGCGCGATGTGGCCCGGCGCGTCCGTGAGCGGGTGGTACTTCGCGCATCCGCAGGCGCAGTACTTCGTCGTCGGGCGGATCGGGCGCGATCAGGTCGCCGACTACGCTGAGCGCAAGGGATGGACGATGGCCGAGGCCGAGCGCCACCTGGCCCCCAACCTCGGATACGACCCGGAGGACTGA
- a CDS encoding trans-sulfuration enzyme family protein produces MSTGSARSSRSSRVARLEAVSLGEPDAAVVVHFALQRDVGAQHVEHRRGEGRTETASSGDVGVVRAAGDVPVMVDNTFATPVLQQPLALGATLSVHSATKFMGGHGDLMGGVVACDEAWASRLRQVRAITGALLSPSNAYGLHRGLQTLPIRVKAQQEGARAVAEWLLTRGEVDAVMWPGLPQFDADGVAARQMAGPGSVLAFGMAGGFDAAAAVTSACRVIVHAVSLGGVDTLMQHPAALTHRPVEGDAKPSQSVLRLSVGLEDPADLIADLSQAFDAVQQRG; encoded by the coding sequence GTGAGCCTCGGCGAACCGGACGCCGCCGTCGTCGTACATTTCGCACTGCAGCGTGACGTCGGGGCCCAGCACGTCGAGCACCGCCGCGGCGAGGGCCGAACCGAAACCGCGTCGTCGGGTGACGTGGGCGTCGTGCGCGCCGCGGGCGACGTGCCCGTCATGGTCGACAACACGTTCGCCACGCCCGTGCTGCAGCAGCCGCTCGCGCTCGGTGCGACGTTGAGCGTGCATTCGGCGACGAAGTTCATGGGTGGTCACGGCGACCTCATGGGCGGCGTCGTCGCGTGTGACGAGGCGTGGGCGTCGCGGCTGCGTCAGGTGCGCGCCATCACGGGGGCGCTGTTGTCGCCCTCGAACGCGTACGGGTTGCACCGTGGGCTGCAGACGCTGCCGATTCGGGTCAAGGCGCAGCAGGAAGGCGCGCGCGCCGTCGCCGAGTGGCTGCTGACGCGCGGCGAGGTGGACGCCGTCATGTGGCCGGGGTTGCCGCAGTTCGACGCCGACGGCGTCGCGGCCCGTCAGATGGCCGGGCCCGGTTCGGTGCTCGCGTTCGGCATGGCCGGCGGTTTTGATGCGGCCGCCGCCGTGACGTCGGCCTGCCGCGTCATCGTGCACGCCGTCTCGCTCGGGGGAGTCGACACGCTCATGCAGCACCCGGCAGCCCTGACGCACCGTCCCGTGGAGGGGGACGCGAAGCCGTCACAGTCGGTGCTGCGCCTGTCCGTGGGCCTCGAAGACCCCGCCGACCTCATCGCCGACCTCAGCCAGGCCTTCGACGCGGTGCAGCAGCGCGGTTGA
- a CDS encoding proteasome assembly chaperone family protein, translating into MRRHFDLTTSTPPTVLVAFQGWNDVTGAAFDAMDHLVKATGARLWADVDPEDYYDFQVNQPRIDVVDGERRVIWRTTEIFHTRLDAVGDVLIVKGIEPSFRWKAFLAELLDAIHASEPARVVVCGALGGDTPHTRPLPVTLTSPQPATREAYDAKTPTYVGPAGIVGILIDALGRSDVTTIAQWVVMPQYALGSPQPKVTWTMVQGLSRLLDVALPEGDLEEQARAWERGVSELVAQDGDMTSYVDTLEHSMDVTELPEASGDAIAEQFEQFLRRRDGDSRRGEQGPGGDTV; encoded by the coding sequence GTGCGTCGTCACTTCGACCTCACCACGTCGACCCCACCGACCGTCCTCGTCGCCTTCCAGGGCTGGAACGACGTCACCGGCGCCGCGTTCGACGCGATGGATCACCTCGTCAAGGCCACCGGCGCGCGCCTGTGGGCCGACGTCGACCCGGAGGACTACTACGACTTCCAGGTCAACCAACCGCGCATCGACGTCGTCGACGGCGAGCGCCGCGTCATCTGGCGCACGACGGAGATCTTCCACACGCGACTCGACGCCGTGGGCGACGTGCTCATCGTCAAGGGCATCGAGCCGTCGTTCCGGTGGAAGGCGTTTCTCGCCGAACTGCTCGACGCCATCCATGCGAGCGAGCCGGCGCGCGTCGTGGTGTGCGGTGCGCTCGGTGGGGACACGCCGCACACGCGGCCGCTGCCTGTCACGCTGACGTCGCCGCAGCCGGCGACGCGTGAGGCGTATGACGCGAAGACGCCGACGTACGTCGGCCCGGCGGGCATCGTCGGCATTCTCATCGATGCGCTCGGGCGCTCGGATGTGACGACGATCGCGCAGTGGGTCGTCATGCCGCAGTACGCGCTGGGCAGCCCGCAGCCGAAGGTGACGTGGACGATGGTGCAGGGGTTGTCGAGACTGCTCGACGTCGCGCTGCCCGAGGGCGATCTCGAGGAGCAGGCGCGGGCCTGGGAGCGTGGCGTCAGCGAACTCGTCGCGCAGGACGGCGACATGACCTCCTACGTCGACACGCTCGAGCACTCGATGGACGTCACCGAACTGCCCGAGGCCTCCGGCGATGCGATCGCCGAACAGTTCGAGCAGTTCCTGCGCCGGCGGGACGGCGACAGCCGCCGCGGGGAGCAGGGCCCTGGGGGCGACACGGTCTGA